From Delphinus delphis chromosome X, mDelDel1.2, whole genome shotgun sequence, a single genomic window includes:
- the VMA21 gene encoding vacuolar ATPase assembly integral membrane protein VMA21 produces the protein MERFDKAALNALQPCDFRNESSLASTLKTLLFFTALMITVPIGLYFTTKSYVFEGAFGMSNRDSYFYAAIVAVVAVHVVLALFVYVAWNEGSRQWREGKQD, from the exons ATGGAGCGTTTTGATAAAGCGGCTCTGAACGCGCTGCAGCCGTGCGACTTCAG AAATGAAAGTTCATTAGCATCCACTCTGAAGACGCTCCTGTTCTTCACAGCTTTAATGATCACTGTACCTATTGGGTTATATTTCACGACTAAATCTTATGTTTTTGAAG GCGCCTTTGGGATGTCCAATAGGGACAGCTATTTTTATGCTGCTATTGTTGCAGTGGTCGCTGTCCACGTGGTGCTCGCCCTCTTTGTTTACGTGGCCTGGAATGAAGGCTCAAGGCAGTGGCGTGAAGGCAAACAGGATTAA